The Musa acuminata AAA Group cultivar baxijiao chromosome BXJ1-3, Cavendish_Baxijiao_AAA, whole genome shotgun sequence genome window below encodes:
- the LOC103979616 gene encoding uncharacterized protein LOC103979616, with the protein MEISGLPCCVLSFTLLFLPLSIASVELQKAPVSEFIGRKQLEEDGFGAWRRFVAEVPSAGDATVHNSTFVLAAERTYRQDPMNGYQRYTGGWNIRNQHYWASVSFTAMPLFAIAVAWFLGFGIVLLLICCCYCCCRRRKHSYSRAADVISLILLVLLTCAAIAGSVILYDGQGRFHKSTSATLDYVVGQANLTVDNLQKFSSSLADARNIGVDQIFLPTDMQSKIDVLHTKINTSATALSTQTSKNSKSIHGVLDAVGWNLIIVSAVMLLLAFLGFVFSIFGLQFLVSILVVVAWILVAGTFILCGIFLLIHNVVGDACVAMDEWVDHPHAHTALDDILPCVDVATADESMQRSKQVTFQLVNLVNQVIVNISNADFPPGMAPLYYNQSGPPAPPLCNPYLPDMSNRTCLPGEVDFNSASKVWKGHVCQTARVGGSDVCTTVGRITPSIYYQMTAATNVSHGLYYYGPFLAQLADCTFVRETFADLASNNCPGLDLYSKWIFVGLVILSAAVMFSSTFWMVYARERRHRKYNKQLSGRERVPLDF; encoded by the exons ATGGAGATTTCCGGATTACCATGCTGCGTCCTGTCTTTCACGCTTCTCTTCCTTCCCTTATCCATCGCCTCGGTAGAGCTCCAGAAGGCGCCCGTTTCAG AATTTATAGGTAGAAAACAGCTTGAAGAAGACGGCTTTGGCGCATGGAGGAGGTTCGTCGCCGAGGTGCCGTCCGCCGGCGACGCCACGGTGCACAACAGCACCTTCGTGCTGGCGGCGGAGAGGACGTATAGGCAAGACCCCATGAACGGATACCAACGCTACACCGGCGGCTGGAACATCAGGAACCAACACTACTGGGCT TCCGTTTCTTTCACCGCCATGCCACTCTTCGCCATTGCCGTAGCTTGGTTCCTGGGATTCGGCATCGTCCTCCTTCTcatctgctgctgctactgctgttGCCGACGGCGGAAGCACTCCTACTCGCGAGCCGCCGATGTCATCTCTCTCATTCTCCTCGTACTACTAACCTGCGCTGCAAT CGCTGGATCTGTCATCCTGTACGACGGACAGGGGAGGTTTCACAAGAGCACATCGGCAACACTGGATTACGTTGTGGGACAAGCAAATCTGACAGTGGACAATCTGCAGAAGTTCTCCAGCAGTTTGGCTGATGCTCGGAACATCGGAGTGGATCAGATCTTTCTTCCTACCGATATGCAGAGCAAAATCGATGTGCTTCACACAAAGATCAACACCTCGGCCACTGCTCTCTCTACTCAGACATCAAAGAACTCCAAGAGTATCCATGGCGTGTTAGATGCAGT GGGTTGGAATCTGATCATCGTGTCTGCAGTGATGCTGCTTTTGGCATTCCTCGGATTCG TATTCTCTATATTTGGACTGCAATTCCTTGTCTCTAT CTTAGTGGTTGTTGCGTGGATTTTAGTAGCAGGCACATTTATCTTATGTGGCATTTTTCTTCTTATCCACAA TGTGGTCGGGGACGCCTGCGTCGCCATGGACGAGTGGGTGGATCATCCGCACGCGCACACAGCTCTGGATGACATCCTTCCCTGCGTCGATGTCGCCACTGCCGATGAATCCATGCAACGAAGCAAGCAAGTCACGTTCCAGCTGGTCAACCTGGTCAACCAGGTCATCGTCAACATCTCCAACGCCGACTTTCCCCCTGGTATGGCGCCTCTCTACTACAACCAGTCCGGCCCGCCGGCGCCGCCTCTCTGCAACCCCTACTTGCCCGACATGTCCAACCGCACCTGTCTCCCCGGGGAGGTCGACTTCAACAGCGCATCAAAGGTATGGAAAGGCCACGTCTGCCAAACTGCTCGCGTCGGCGGGAGCGACGTGTGCACCACCGTGGGTCGGATCACTCCCAGCATCTACTACCAGATGACGGCGGCGACCAACGTGAGCCACGGACTGTACTACTACGGACCCTTCCTGGCGCAGCTGGCCGACTGCACCTTCGTCCGCGAAACCTTCGCGGACCTGGCCAGCAACAACTGCCCCGGCCTGGACCTCTACAGCAAATGGATCTTCGTGGGTCTCGTCATATTGTCGGCCGCCGTCATGTTCTCCTCCACATTTTGGATGGTCTACGCCAGGGAGCGGCGGCACCGCAAGTACAACAAGCAGCTCAGTGGTCGAGAGAGGGTGCCTTTGGATTTCTGA